The following proteins are encoded in a genomic region of Thunnus maccoyii chromosome 8, fThuMac1.1, whole genome shotgun sequence:
- the pcdhb gene encoding protocadherin alpha-C2, producing MLPESAVFFPADERMIFWTTVFVLCAVWPTALSVTRYSIAEEMERGSVVANLAADLGLELGGLAQREVKLDIFHNKKYLDVNKKTGELYIVEKMDREYLCPAKPTSCFLKLDVIIESPLRIFNIELGITDINDNAPHFRRDRVELDVSESATPGERFSLPNAVDPDVGLNTIKTYKLSVSEHFTIEIQTGSDGTQYVDLVLTKSLDREEKAVHNLILTAVDGGVPVRSGTANIIVRVQDTNDNPPRFDKQTYTINMTENSPIGATVMKLNATDLDEGLNSEIVYSFTLYTSEKTQDVFALNPNTGEITVKGTIDYEDMKFYEMHIEARDKGAYPLLGQCKVVVHVTDMNDNYPEITIQSVKNTVDENIPVGSVIALIGISDRDTGDNGKVSLSIYQPMPFILNKSSDRPMLYKLIVSEALDRESKPEYDITLIVTDAGAPPLSDNETITLHLLDVNDNVPQFPQSFYTIRVMENNAPGALLSSLTAFDPDLHENQYLVYFILEKEIANTSMSMLFSINPENGNLYALKTFDYEIEKEFLFHIEARDSGSPPLSSNVTVHIIIVDQNDNAPVIVSPWRAHGSVVEEKIPRSTDKGSLVAKVIALDTDSVHNSRITYQFLQVTDATLFSLDQYNGEIRTMRMFSYRDPRHQRLVVIAKDNGDPALSATVTIKLSTVETAVKAYSDMTEVPLEYDIFSDLNLYLVIGLGSVSFLLLITILVTIVLKCQKPKPSKAAPPCRNSVISERNSTIADSTLVSNDAYWYSLFLAETRKGKLVVRQPVPKGSRYIVSSIPRSTGMSETSDSAASTLQVNKLKFN from the coding sequence ATGCTTCCAGaatctgctgtattttttcCCGCAGACGAAAGGATGATTTTTTGGACCACTGTCTTTGTCTTGTGTGCAGTATGGCCAACTGCTTTGTCTGTGACACGATACTCCATAGCCGAGGAGATGGAAAGGGGCTCTGTTGTGGCTAATCTCGCTGCGGATTTGGGACTTGAGCTTGGAGGTTTGGCACAACGGGAGGTAAAACTTGATATTTTCCACAACAAAAAATATCTAGATGTAAATAAAAAGACAGGGGAGTTGTATATCGTGGAAAAAATGGACAGGGAATATCTTTGTCCAGCGAAACCCACGTCCTGTTTTTTAAAGCTTGATGTTATCATAGAAAGCCCCTTACGTATCTTCAACATTGAGCTCGGAATAACGGACATAAATGATAACGCTCCGCATTTTCGACGCGACAGAGTAGAGCTAGATGTTTCAGAATCGGCAACACCGGGAGAGAGATTCTCCCTGCCTAATGCTGTGGATCCAGATGTTGGCctaaatacaattaaaacatacaaactcAGTGTCAGTGAACATTTCACCATTGAAATTCAGACGGGCAGTGACGGAACTCAATATGTTGATTTGGTGTTGACCAAGTCTttagacagagaggagaaggcTGTTCATAATTTAATCCTGACTGCTGTGGACGGCGGAGTCCCTGTGCGCTCCGGCACTGCCAATATTATTGTTAGAGTACAGGATACAAACGACAACCCTCCTCGGTTTGACAAGCAGACTTACACAATTAACATGACTGAAAATTCCCCAATCGGAGCCACAGTGATGAAGCTCAACGCTACAGATCTTGACGAGGGTCTGAATTCAGAGATAGTGTACTCATTCACCCTTTACACgtcagaaaaaacacaagatgtATTTGCGTTGAACCCCAACACAGGAGAGATAACTGTGAAGGGAACGATTGACTATGAGGATATGAAATTTTATGAGATGCACATTGAAGCAAGGGATAAAGGGGCATATCCCTTACTGGGCCAATGTAAAGTAGTCGTCCACGTGACGGATATGAATGACAATTATCCAGAAATCACCATACAGTCTGTTAAAAATACAGTGGATGAGAACATCCCAGTAGGAAGTGTCATAGCTTTGATAGGCATAAGTGACAGAGACACTGGTGACAATGGAAAAGTAAGCTTATCCATATATCAGCCCATGCCCTTTATTCTTAACAAGTCATCAGACAGGCCTATGCTTTACAAGCTCATAGTGTCAGAAGCCTTAGATCGTGAATCAAAACCTGAATATGACATCACACTGATTGTGACAGATGCAGGAGCGCCGCCATTATCTGATAACGAAACAATAACTCTGCATCTGCTGGATGTTAATGACAATGTCCCACAGTTCCCTCAGTCATTTTATACTATACGTGTAATGGAGAATAACGCACCTGGGGCCCTGCTCAGTTCGCTTACTGCGTTTGACCCTGACCTCCATGAAAACCAGTACCTAGTTTATTTCATCCTAGAGAAGGAGATAGCCAACACCTCCATGTCCATGCTGTTCTCCATCAATCCAGAGAACGGTAATCTTTACGCACTAAAAACTTTTGACTATGAGATTGAGAAGGAGTTTCTTTTCCATATCGAGGCCAGAGACTCTGGCTCTCCTCCACTCAGCAGCAACGTGACCGTCCACATCATTATTGTGGACCAGAACGACAACGCTCCAGTCATTGTCTCTCCGTGGCGCGCGCACGGCTCGGTGGTGGAGGAAAAAATCCCCAGATCCACTGATAAAGGCTCTCTGGTTGCCAAGGTGATAGCCTTGGACACCGACTCGGTGCACAACTCTCGGATTACCTACCAGTTTCTACAGGTGACTGACGCCACCTTGTTCAGTCTGGACCAGTACAACGGAGAGATCCGGACTATGAGGATGTTCAGTTACAGAGATCCGCGTCACCAGCGACTGGTTGTTATTGCCAAGGACAACGGGGATCCTGCTCTCTCTGCTACAGTCACCATCAAGCTGTCCACAGTGGAGACTGCTGTCAAGGCCTACTCTGACATGACTGAGGTGCCTCTAGAATATGACATCTTCTCAGACCTAAACCTGTATTTGGTCATCGGTCTGGGCTCGGTGTCATTTCTCCTGCTGATCACCATATTGGTCACCATCGTGCTCAAGTGTCAGAAACCCAAGCCCAGCAAAGCAGCTCCTCCTTGCAGGAACAGTGTGATCAGTGAGAGGAACTCCACCATCGCAGACTCCACTCTGGTCTCCAACGATGCCTACTGGTACAGTCTGTTTCTAGCAGAGACCAGGAAAGGAAAGCTGGTGGTCAGACAGCCTGTGCCAAAGGGCTCCAGATACATCGTGTCCAGTATACCAAGGAGCACAGGAATGTCAGAGACTAGTGACTCAGCAGCTTCCACTCTGCaggtaaataaattaaaattcaattaa
- the LOC121902510 gene encoding protocadherin alpha-C2-like yields MGSFVTMQTCKRYVLLIVVFNFVPHISSSVTHYSIPEEMKEGSIVANLATDLSLDVKTLNQRKMRLDIIANKKYLDVNKETGELYIVEKIDREYLCPTKSSTSCYLKLEAILENPLRIFNIEVEILDMNDNAPQFRRDAIHLDISESTPKGERFSLSNAVDPDVGSNSVKTYHLSESEHFNIEVQTGRDGSKFAELILTKSLDREQQSVHDLILTAVDGGTPARSGTVSIIVHVLDTNDNAPTFEKVSYNIKIMENSPIGSLVIHLNATDLDEGSNSDITYSYSLYTSEKTQETFNLNPSTGEITVKGMLNYEDFKIYDMEVIATDKGVNSLSGQCTLKIVVEDMNDNHPEISVKSFQSPVSENIELDTVIAVVSVNDKDSGDNGVVDLHIPDNMPFKLRESSDNYYELVVSEPLDREKVPEYEITFTVTDRGSPPLSDNETMTLELLDVNDNVPQFPQSFYTIRVMENNAPGALLSSLTAFDPDLHENQYLVYFILEKEIANTSMSMLFSINPENGNLYALKTFDYEIEKEFLFHIEARDSGSPPLSSNVTVHIIIVDQNDNAPVIVSPWRAHGSVVEEKIPRSTDKGSLVAKVIALDTDSVHNSRITYQFLQVTDATLFSLDQYNGEIRTMRMFSYRDPRHQRLVVIAKDNGDPALSATVTIKLSTVETAVKAYSDMTEVPLEYDIFSDLNLYLVIGLGSVSFLLLITILVTIVLKCQKPKPSKAAPPCRNSVISERNSTIADSTLVSNDAYWYSLFLAETRKGKLVVRQPVPKGSRYIVSSIPRSTGMSETSDSAASTLQVGV; encoded by the coding sequence ATGGGGTCCTTCGTAACAATGCAGACTTGCAAAAGGTACGTGCTgctcattgttgtttttaatttcgTTCCTCACATATCGAGTTCCGTTACTCATTATTCCATACCGGAGGAAATGAAAGAAGGATCAATTGTGGCAAATCTTGCTACCGATCTCAGCTTGGATGTTAAAACATTGAATCAGAGGAAGATGCGTCTTGACATCATCGCAAACAAGAAATATCTGGATGTGAACAAAGAGACTGGTGAGCTGTACATTGTTGAGAAGATTGATAGGGAGTACCTTTGCCCTACAAAGTCGTCCACGTCTTGCTATCTGAAACTGGAGGCAATACTAGAAAATCCACTACGAATCTTTAATATAGAAGTGGAAATTTTGGACATGAACGACAACGCCCCACAATTTCGAAGAGACGCCATACATTTAGATATATCTGAATCAACGCCAAAAGGAGAGAGATTCTCTCTCAGCAATGCTGTTGATCCTGATGTTGGAAGTAATTCTGTCAAAACGTACCATCTGAGTGAAAGCgaacattttaatattgaaGTTCAGACTGGAAGAGATGGTTCGAAGTTTGCCGAGTTAATCTTAACAAAGAGTTTAGATCGTGAGCAGCAGTCTGTTCATGATTTAATACTCACGGCTGTAGATGGAGGCACACCTGCTCGTTCTGGCACTGTCAGCATTATTGTTCATGTTTTGGACACAAATGACAACGCTCCTACATTTGAGAAAGTAAgttacaatataaaaataatggaaaattcTCCAATTGGAAGCCTTGTTATTCATCTAAATGCAACAGACTTAGATGAGGGGTCAAATTCTGATATAACATAttcatacagtttatatacGTCAGAGAAAACGCAAGAAACATTTAATCTGAATCCTTCCACTGGTGAGATTACTGTAAAAGGAATGCTAAATTATGAAGACTTCAAGATTTATGATATGGAAGTTATAGCAACCGACAAAGGAGTCAATAGTTTATCAGGACAATGTACATTAAAAATTGTGGTTGAAGACATGAATGACAACCACCCAGAAATATCAGTTAAATCATTTCAGAGTCCAGTCAGTGAAAACATAGAATTAGACACAGTGATAGCAGTAGTTAGTGTTAATGATAAGGACTCAGGTGACAACGGAGTGGTTGATCTTCATATTCCAGATAATATGCCTTTCAAACTGAGGGAATCCTCTGATAACTATTATGAGTTAGTGGTCTCAGAGCCTTTAGACCGTGAGAAGGTCCCAGAATATGAAATCACTTTCACTGTTACAGACAGAGGTTCTCCTCCTTTATCTGACAATGAAACTATGACTTTAGAGCTGCTGGATGTTAATGACAATGTTCCACAGTTCCCTCAGTCATTTTATACTATACGTGTAATGGAGAATAACGCACCTGGGGCCCTGCTCAGTTCACTCACTGCGTTTGACCCTGACCTCCATGAAAACCAGTATCTAGTTTATTTCATCCTAGAGAAGGAGATAGCCAACACCTCCATGTCCATGCTGTTCTCGATCAATCCAGAGAACGGTAATCTTTACGCACTAAAAACTTTTGACTATGAGATTGAGAAGGAGTTTCTTTTCCATATCGAGGCCAGAGACTCTGGCTCTCCTCCACTCAGCAGCAACGTGACCGTCCACATCATTATTGTGGACCAGAACGACAACGCTCCAGTCATTGTCTCTCCGTGGCGCGCGCACGGCTCAGTGGTGGAGGAAAAAATCCCCAGATCCACTGATAAAGGCTCTCTGGTTGCCAAAGTGATAGCCTTGGACACCGACTCGGTGCACAACTCTCGGATTACCTACCAGTTTCTACAGGTGACTGACGCCACCTTGTTCAGTCTGGACCAATACAACGGAGAGATCCGGACTATGAGGATGTTCAGTTACAGAGATCCGCGACACCAGAGACTGGTTGTTATTGCCAAGGACAACGGGGATCCTGCTCTCTCTGCTACAGTCACCATCAAGCTGTCCACAGTGGAGACTGCTGTTAAGGCCTACTCTGACATGACTGAGGTGCCTCTAGAATATGACATCTTCTCAGACCTAAACCTGTATTTGGTCATCGGTCTGGGCTCGGTGTCATTTCTCCTGCTGATCACCATATTGGTCACCATCGTGCTCAAGTGTCAGAAACCCAAGCCCAGCAAAGCAGCTCCTCCCTGCAGGAACAGTGTGATCAGTGAGAGGAACTCCACCATCGCAGACTCCACTCTGGTCTCCAACGATGCCTACTGGTACAGTCTGTTTCTAGCAGAGACCAGGAAAGGAAAGCTGGTGGTCAGACAGCCTGTGCCAAAGGGCTCCAGATATATCGTGTCCAGTATACCAAGGAGCACAGGAATGTCAGAGACTAGTGACTCAGCAGCTTCCACTCTGCAGGTAGGCGTCTAA